A window of Lagopus muta isolate bLagMut1 chromosome 16, bLagMut1 primary, whole genome shotgun sequence contains these coding sequences:
- the TNFRSF6B gene encoding tumor necrosis factor receptor superfamily member 6B: MLLCPDPTVWRPPKPAFAPLLLLLAELGCSSPPTYQWRDAGTKEKVTCQQCPPGTFVAQHCTRDSPTVCSPCPDLHYTHYWNYLEKCLYCNVICGERQVEVQQCNATHNRACQCQEGFYAELEFCVQHSVCPPGSGVVKLGSPFENTQCHTCPRGSFSSSSSSTEPCQVHQNCTQLGKETNVPGNQYHDTLCTSCRVGGSNSTRGPAPVDEDCEQALIDFVAYQNIPLRKLKRLQQILERTPRKQAQETKAVAQEKLRAVLTHRKQENSAVITELLAALRATKLTSIEKKVRERFLS; this comes from the exons ATGCTGCTCTGCCCCGATCCGACCGTCTGGCGGCCGCCCAAG CCGGCGTTTGCTcctcttctcctgctgctggcagagctgggctgcagctccccaccCACGTACCAGTGGAGAGATGCTGGGACCAAGGAGAAGGTCACCTGCCAGCAGTGCCCGCCGGGGACATTcgtggcacagcactgcaccaggGACAGCCCGACGGTGTGCTCACCCTGCCCCGACCTGCACTACACGCACTACTGGAACTACCTGGAGAAATGCCTCTACTGCAACGTCATCTGCGGGGAGCGGCAGGTGGAGGTGCAGCAGTGCAATGCCACCCACAACAGAGCGTGTCAGTGCCAGGAGGGCTTCTATGCCGAGTTGGAGTTCTGTGTGCAGCACTCCGTGTGCCCACCGGGTTCCGGAGTCGTGAAGTTGG GTTCCCCCTTTGAGAACACGCAGTGCCACACCTGCCCGCGGGgctccttctcctcttccagCTCCAGCACCGAGCCGTGCCAGGTGcaccagaactgcacacagctggggaAGGAGACCAACGTGCCAGGAAACCAATACCATGACACCCTGTGCACCTCCTGCAGGGTGGGGGGCAGCAACAGCACGCGGGGACCAG CTCCAGTGGACGAGGACTGCGAGCAAGCTTTGATCGACTTTGTGGCGTACCAAAACATCCCCCTGCGGAAGCTGAAGCGCTTGCAGCAGATCCTGGAGCGCACGCCCAGGAAGCAGGCCCAGGAAACCAAGGCAGTGGCTCAGGAGAAGCTGCGGGCTGTGCTCACACACCGCAAGCAGGAGAACTCAGCTGTCATCACGGAGCTGCTGGCTGCGCTCCGGGCCACCAAGCTGACCTCCATAGAGAAGAAGGTGCGGGAGCGCTTTCTCTCGTAG